The DNA segment CGAAGTGCGCAGCAATCCGTGGTATCATATAAGGTGCGTGAGGACATTAGGTTATGCTTTTCATGCTTGCATGAAAAGCAATAACCTTGGAACCCGAACAAACATGAGAATGTAGCCCGATAGGGTGGAATTCGAATGTTTGCAGGATTGCGGGAGCACGAAGTGCGCAGCAATCCGTGGTATCATATAAGGTGCGTGAGGACACTAGGTTATGCTTTTCATGCTTGCATGAAAAGCAATAACCTTGGAACCCGAACAAACATGAGATAAGTAGAAGGCAGGTTGCTAAGAATTATAAAAATGAAGAATAAAGGACATATTATAAAGAGTATCGAACCCGGCAGTATCGCCGAGGAAATGGGACTCGACTGCGGGGATGAAGTGCTTTCAATCAATGGAAAAATCATTGAGGATGTCTTTGATTATCATTATCTTATGGATGATGATTATATTGAATTGGGCATCAAAAAAGCAGACGGTGAAGAATGGGTTCTTGAGATTGACAAAGAACATGATGAAGATCTGGGGATTACGTTTGAGAATGGTCTGATGGATAGCTACCGGTCCTGCAGCAATCAATGTATGTTTTGCTTTATTGATCAGATGCCTCGTGGAATGCGAGACACATTGTACTTTAAAGATGATGATTCCAGATTGTCATTTTTACAGGGGAATTATGTCACTTTGACAAATATGAGTGATCACGATATAGACAGAATTATTCAGTATCATCTCGCACCAATTAACATATCATTTCACACGACAAATCCGATCCTCAGGTGCAAGATGCTTCACAACCGATTCGCCGGGGACATCTTCATGAAAGTCAAAAGACTTTATGATGCCGGGATTGAGATGAATGGACAGATTGTGCTTTGCAAAGGTGTTAATGACAAGGAGGAACTTGAGAAGAGTATTCAAGACTTAAGTGGTTTCCTGCCTCATCTTCGGAGCATATCTGTAGTTCCGGTAGGACTCACTCGTTACAGAGATGGTCTTTATCCTCTGGAAGCATTTACAAGGGATGATGCAGAGCAAGTTTTAAATACAATCCATAAATGGCAGGAGAAACTATATCCCAAATATGGAATCCATTTCGTGTATGCCTCGGATGAATGGTATATTCTGGCCGGGAGGGAACTACCCAGTGAGGAGACCTATGATGGATATCTGCAGTATGAGAATGGAGTTGGTATGCTTCGCCTTTTAGAGACAGAGATCGAGGAGGAAATGAGTCAAAGGGTCGCTGATGCAAGAACCAGAGACATTTCTATCGCCACAGGAGCTTTGGCGGCGCCATTTATCAAAGAATACACGGAGAACATCAGAAAAATATATCCCGGTATCCATGTGAAGGTTTTTTCTGTGGCCAATATTTTTTTTGGGGAGAGTATTACAGTGTCGGGACTGCTTACAGGGCAAGATATTAAAAATCAGCTAAAGGGTCAAAGTTTGGGTGAAAAGCTTTTAATTCCCTGCAATATGCTGAGACAGGGAGAAAATGTTTTCCTCGATGATATGACTGTTGAGGAGCTGGAAGAAGCTCTTGGCGTGCCGATTCTCGTGGTAGACGAACCAGGTAAGGATTTTGTGAGAGCCGTTGCTGATAAAGATGCGGTCATAACACATAGAAGGAGAATAATGTATGAGCAAACCGATTGTAGCGATAGTGGGTCGGCCAAATGTAGGTAAATCCACGCTTTTTAATGCCCTGGCGGGTGAGAAGATTTCCATTGTCAAAGA comes from the Blautia liquoris genome and includes:
- a CDS encoding DUF512 domain-containing protein, translating into MKNKGHIIKSIEPGSIAEEMGLDCGDEVLSINGKIIEDVFDYHYLMDDDYIELGIKKADGEEWVLEIDKEHDEDLGITFENGLMDSYRSCSNQCMFCFIDQMPRGMRDTLYFKDDDSRLSFLQGNYVTLTNMSDHDIDRIIQYHLAPINISFHTTNPILRCKMLHNRFAGDIFMKVKRLYDAGIEMNGQIVLCKGVNDKEELEKSIQDLSGFLPHLRSISVVPVGLTRYRDGLYPLEAFTRDDAEQVLNTIHKWQEKLYPKYGIHFVYASDEWYILAGRELPSEETYDGYLQYENGVGMLRLLETEIEEEMSQRVADARTRDISIATGALAAPFIKEYTENIRKIYPGIHVKVFSVANIFFGESITVSGLLTGQDIKNQLKGQSLGEKLLIPCNMLRQGENVFLDDMTVEELEEALGVPILVVDEPGKDFVRAVADKDAVITHRRRIMYEQTDCSDSGSAKCR